A DNA window from Streptomyces parvus contains the following coding sequences:
- a CDS encoding ABC transporter permease, with protein sequence MSAPVQPPEARVATEHPEAAGYRAGRTLPLRVEAVRQLRRRRTLLMGGVLAALPFILIIAFAIGGTPDGEDGGGGRGGGSRINLMDVATESAANFAATSLFVSAGFLLVIPVALFCGDTVASEASWSSLRYLLAAPVPRVRLLWSKLVVALGFSLAAMVLLPVVALAAGTAAYGWGPLKLPTGGALSAGDTVPRLALVVAFIFVSQLVTAALAFWLSTRTDAPLGAVGGAVFLTIVGNVLDAVTALGSWRDFLPAHWQFAWADALQPQLEWGGMIKGAAVSVTYALILFALAFRGFSRKDIVS encoded by the coding sequence ATGAGCGCCCCCGTACAGCCGCCCGAGGCCCGGGTGGCGACCGAACACCCGGAGGCCGCGGGCTACCGCGCCGGGCGGACGCTCCCGCTCCGCGTCGAGGCCGTGCGGCAGCTGCGCAGGCGTCGCACCCTGCTCATGGGCGGGGTGCTCGCCGCCCTCCCCTTCATCCTGATCATCGCCTTCGCCATCGGCGGCACGCCGGACGGCGAGGACGGCGGCGGAGGGCGGGGCGGAGGCAGCCGGATCAACCTGATGGACGTGGCGACCGAGTCCGCGGCCAACTTCGCGGCCACCTCGCTGTTCGTCTCGGCCGGTTTCCTGCTGGTGATCCCGGTGGCCCTGTTCTGCGGGGACACCGTGGCCTCCGAGGCGAGCTGGTCCTCGCTGCGCTATCTGCTCGCCGCGCCGGTGCCGCGCGTACGGCTGCTGTGGTCCAAGCTCGTCGTCGCGCTCGGCTTCAGCCTCGCCGCGATGGTGCTGCTGCCGGTCGTCGCGCTGGCGGCGGGAACGGCGGCCTACGGGTGGGGGCCGCTGAAACTGCCGACCGGGGGAGCCCTGTCCGCCGGGGACACCGTGCCGCGCCTCGCGCTGGTCGTGGCGTTCATCTTCGTCTCCCAACTGGTCACGGCGGCACTGGCGTTCTGGCTCTCCACCAGGACGGACGCGCCGCTCGGCGCGGTCGGCGGCGCGGTCTTCCTCACCATCGTCGGCAATGTGCTCGACGCGGTGACCGCGCTCGGCTCCTGGCGCGACTTCCTGCCCGCGCACTGGCAGTTCGCCTGGGCCGACGCGCTCCAGCCGCAATTGGAGTGGGGCGGCATGATCAAGGGCGCGGCCGTATCAGTGACCTATGCCCTGATTCTGTTCGCGCTGGCCTTCCGCGGGTTCAGCCGTAAGGACATCGTGTCCTGA
- a CDS encoding alpha/beta fold hydrolase — protein METPTARWRRLLPRTPGRWAAAGAALAVLVGGGTWSAVADDGSPAVQREDRILRMDGVPIDTSYFHAKGSGKRPAVLIGHGFGGSKNDVRAQAEKLAADGYAVLTWSARGFGKSGGEVSLNDPDHEVKDVSRLIDWLATRPEVELDTKGDPRVGLTGASYGGAVSLLAAGHDKRVDAIAPVITYWNLADALFPDGVFKKLWAGIFITTGGGCERFEKRLCEMYERVAVSGKPDAEAVELLTERSPSAVADRIKAPSLLLQGQSDSLFPLGQADAMQKAISSNGAPVSVDWISGGHDGGDSESGRIEGRVGDWFDRYLKEDTGSATGPAFRVTRTGGVDSTDGAALLRGASSDTYPGLRSGGRDIALGGGTETFRNPAGSAPPAISAVPGVGGGLAQLSSLGVGLSLDFPGQFGKFESAPLDSSLRVTGTPTVTVNVKADGDRDAVLFGKVYDVSPDGRQQVLPHQLVAPYRITPDQQGKPIELALPAVDHEFDAGHRLRLVFSATDLGYASPAEPATYDVTLDGPLTAPTAPAVKTAAAALPWWTWGLPAAAVVIAAALLITARRRTATPAPDHGLTDVPLQITGLSKKYAKSVDRYAVRELSFRVEKGQVLGLLGPNGAGKTTTLRMLMGLITPDEGEIRVFGQAIRPGAPVLSRVGAFVEGAGFLPHLSGRANLDLYWQATGRPAEDSHIDEALEIAGLGDALARAVRTYSQGMRQRLAIAQAMLGMPDLLILDEPTNGLDPPQIREMRDVMIRYAAGGRTVIVSSHLLSEVEQSCTHLVVMDRGRLVQAGPVAEITGSGDMILVTTAEEVSEPLAEKIAALPGIGSAVPTDDGRGLLVRLDGATTSRLVADLVRLDVPVTGVGPHRRLEDAFLTLISGGAA, from the coding sequence ATGGAGACCCCTACTGCTCGATGGCGGCGCCTGCTGCCCCGTACACCTGGCCGGTGGGCCGCGGCCGGCGCCGCGCTCGCCGTACTCGTGGGCGGCGGCACCTGGTCCGCCGTCGCCGACGACGGCTCGCCCGCCGTGCAGCGCGAGGACCGGATCCTGCGCATGGACGGGGTGCCGATCGACACCTCGTACTTCCATGCCAAGGGTTCCGGCAAGCGGCCCGCCGTGCTCATCGGGCACGGGTTCGGCGGCAGCAAGAACGACGTCCGGGCCCAGGCCGAGAAGCTGGCCGCCGACGGATACGCCGTGCTGACCTGGTCGGCGCGCGGCTTCGGGAAGTCCGGCGGGGAGGTCTCCCTCAACGACCCGGACCACGAGGTCAAGGACGTCTCCCGGCTCATCGACTGGCTCGCCACCCGGCCCGAGGTGGAGCTCGACACGAAGGGCGACCCCCGCGTCGGCCTCACCGGGGCCTCCTACGGCGGGGCCGTCTCCCTGCTCGCCGCCGGGCACGACAAGCGCGTCGACGCCATCGCTCCCGTCATCACCTACTGGAACCTCGCCGACGCCCTCTTCCCCGACGGGGTCTTCAAGAAGCTCTGGGCCGGGATCTTCATCACCACCGGCGGTGGCTGCGAACGGTTCGAGAAGCGGCTCTGCGAGATGTACGAGCGCGTCGCCGTCAGCGGCAAGCCCGACGCGGAAGCGGTGGAACTCCTCACCGAGCGTTCGCCGTCCGCCGTCGCCGACCGCATCAAGGCCCCCTCGCTCCTCCTCCAGGGACAGTCCGACTCCCTCTTCCCGCTCGGCCAGGCCGACGCCATGCAGAAGGCCATCAGCTCCAACGGCGCACCCGTCTCCGTCGACTGGATCTCCGGTGGCCACGACGGCGGCGACAGCGAGTCCGGGCGTATCGAAGGGCGGGTCGGGGACTGGTTCGACCGGTATCTCAAGGAGGACACCGGCAGCGCCACCGGGCCCGCCTTCCGCGTCACCCGTACCGGGGGCGTCGACTCCACCGACGGCGCCGCCCTCCTGCGCGGTGCGAGCAGCGACACCTACCCGGGGCTGCGCAGCGGCGGCCGGGACATCGCGCTCGGCGGCGGGACGGAGACCTTCCGCAACCCGGCCGGATCCGCGCCGCCCGCCATCTCCGCCGTGCCCGGCGTCGGCGGCGGACTCGCCCAGCTCTCCTCCCTCGGCGTCGGGCTCTCGCTCGACTTCCCCGGGCAGTTCGGAAAGTTCGAGTCCGCCCCGCTGGACAGTTCCCTGCGCGTCACCGGCACGCCCACCGTCACGGTGAACGTGAAGGCCGACGGCGACCGGGACGCGGTGCTCTTCGGCAAGGTGTACGACGTGTCGCCGGACGGCAGGCAGCAGGTCCTGCCCCACCAGCTCGTCGCCCCCTACCGGATCACCCCCGACCAGCAGGGCAAGCCGATCGAGCTGGCGCTGCCCGCCGTGGACCACGAGTTCGACGCCGGACACCGGCTGCGCCTCGTGTTCTCCGCGACGGACCTCGGTTACGCCTCCCCGGCCGAGCCCGCCACGTACGACGTGACCCTCGACGGACCGCTGACCGCCCCCACCGCACCCGCCGTGAAGACCGCGGCGGCCGCTCTCCCGTGGTGGACCTGGGGCCTCCCGGCCGCTGCGGTCGTCATTGCGGCCGCGCTGCTGATCACCGCCCGGCGGCGGACCGCGACGCCCGCCCCGGACCACGGACTCACCGACGTACCGCTTCAGATCACCGGGCTCTCCAAGAAGTACGCGAAGTCCGTCGACCGGTACGCCGTGCGCGAGCTGTCCTTCCGCGTCGAGAAGGGCCAGGTGCTCGGGCTCCTCGGACCCAACGGCGCGGGCAAGACGACCACGCTGCGCATGCTCATGGGGCTCATCACCCCCGACGAGGGCGAGATCCGCGTCTTCGGGCAGGCCATCCGGCCCGGCGCCCCGGTGCTGTCCCGGGTCGGGGCGTTCGTCGAGGGAGCGGGGTTCCTGCCGCACCTCTCCGGGCGCGCCAACCTCGACCTTTACTGGCAGGCCACCGGCCGCCCCGCCGAGGACTCCCACATCGACGAGGCCCTGGAGATCGCGGGCCTCGGGGACGCGCTGGCCCGTGCCGTCCGGACGTACTCCCAGGGCATGCGGCAGCGGCTCGCCATCGCCCAGGCCATGCTCGGCATGCCGGACCTGCTGATCCTCGACGAGCCGACCAACGGGCTCGACCCGCCGCAGATCCGCGAGATGCGGGACGTGATGATCCGGTACGCGGCCGGGGGCCGGACCGTCATCGTCTCCAGCCACCTCCTCTCGGAGGTCGAGCAGTCCTGCACGCACCTGGTCGTCATGGACCGGGGCCGGCTCGTGCAGGCCGGTCCGGTCGCCGAGATCACCGGTTCCGGCGACATGATCCTGGTGACCACGGCCGAGGAGGTGTCCGAGCCGCTGGCGGAGAAGATCGCCGCCCTGCCCGGCATCGGCTCCGCCGTCCCCACCGACGACGGGCGCGGGCTCCTCGTCCGCCTGGACGGGGCCACCACCTCGCGGCTCGTCGCCGACCTGGTCCGGCTCGACGTCCCGGTCACCGGCGTCGGACCGCACCGCCGCCTGGAGGACGCCTTCCTCACCCTGATCTCCGGAGGAGCAGCATGA
- a CDS encoding GNAT family N-acetyltransferase — MDIRPASTVAELLAAGHLFDAPPREEWAARFLAADGHVMLIAYVDGVPAGFVSGIEMLHPDKGTEMCLYELGVDDPFRRRGIGGALTRALVDLARGRGCYDVWVGVEPDNEAALATYRSAGAGADGRFAMLVWEFGGGADGRQP, encoded by the coding sequence GTGGACATTCGCCCCGCTTCGACCGTCGCGGAGCTCCTGGCCGCCGGCCATCTCTTCGACGCCCCGCCCCGTGAGGAGTGGGCGGCCCGCTTCCTCGCCGCGGACGGTCACGTGATGCTGATCGCGTACGTCGACGGCGTCCCCGCGGGCTTCGTCTCGGGCATCGAGATGCTGCACCCGGACAAGGGGACGGAGATGTGCCTGTACGAACTCGGCGTCGACGACCCGTTCCGCCGCCGGGGCATCGGCGGGGCCCTGACCCGGGCGCTGGTGGACCTCGCCCGGGGGCGGGGCTGTTACGACGTGTGGGTCGGGGTGGAGCCGGACAACGAGGCGGCGCTCGCCACGTACCGGTCGGCGGGGGCGGGTGCCGACGGGCGGTTCGCGATGCTGGTGTGGGAGTTCGGGGGCGGCGCGGACGGGCGTCAACCCTGA
- a CDS encoding response regulator transcription factor — MSRAGTAASGPVRVLVADDEPMIRAGVRAVLATDPGIEVVAEAADGHEAVELARAHRPHVAVLDVRMPRTNGIDAAAEIRRTLPGTGVVMLTTFGEDDFILRALGAGAAGFLIKSGEPEELVAGVRAVADGAAYLSPKVAARVVAHLASTGAGALAERRDAARERVAGLTPREREVLAHLGGGLSNGQIARRLHLVEGTVKAYVSSVLARLGVDNRAAAAVVAHEAGILPPPPPEQR, encoded by the coding sequence ATGAGCCGGGCCGGTACGGCAGCGTCCGGACCGGTCCGGGTGCTCGTCGCCGACGACGAGCCGATGATCCGGGCCGGTGTGCGCGCCGTGCTCGCCACCGACCCGGGCATCGAGGTCGTCGCCGAGGCGGCCGACGGGCACGAGGCCGTGGAGCTGGCCCGGGCGCACCGCCCGCACGTGGCCGTCCTCGACGTACGCATGCCGCGGACCAACGGCATCGACGCCGCCGCCGAGATCCGGCGCACCCTGCCCGGTACCGGCGTCGTCATGCTGACCACCTTCGGCGAGGACGACTTCATCCTGCGGGCGCTGGGGGCCGGGGCCGCCGGATTCCTGATCAAGTCCGGTGAGCCCGAGGAACTCGTCGCCGGGGTGCGGGCCGTCGCCGACGGCGCCGCCTACCTGTCACCGAAGGTCGCCGCCCGTGTGGTCGCGCACCTCGCGTCCACCGGGGCCGGGGCCCTGGCCGAACGGCGGGACGCCGCCCGGGAGCGGGTCGCCGGGCTGACGCCCAGGGAGCGCGAAGTGCTGGCCCACCTCGGCGGCGGACTGTCCAACGGGCAGATCGCCCGGCGGCTGCACCTGGTCGAAGGAACGGTCAAGGCGTACGTGAGCTCCGTCCTGGCCCGTCTCGGCGTCGACAACCGGGCCGCGGCCGCCGTCGTCGCCCACGAGGCCGGGATCCTGCCCCCACCGCCGCCCGAGCAGCGCTGA
- a CDS encoding sensor histidine kinase: MPATAAFGALSLVGWWWGLPTAIAAFAAGRGPGRGRTVVLFLAGALVAGAVAVVLVPSLLSLATQFVAVVVLAVLVPWFVGRFSRQYRELVRAGWERAEQMERERQLVAEQARLLERARIAQDMHDVLGHDLSLIALSAGALKLAPGLDERHRRAAQDIRGRAAAAVERLGEVIGVLREESESPPQEPGDSDIARLVGDAAASGLPVELSVDGDASGLPPTVGRAARRVVQEALTNAAKHAPGASVTVELSHTAAETRVTVRNAAPAARESFPPSPRHGGRGLIGLDERVRLVGGSLDHGPRDGGFAVSARLPHRAPAQIPPRPAGHRESPAPPGYRRARRRVHRTLLTALTVPLVAGAVLLAVVGTWETVAASRSVLDPGDYARLRLGQDRSEIQKVLPDRQTAARPTGAGPEERRERQERGVTCEFYAMTADRFDDRSGDAYRLCFRDGRLVSRDALTP, from the coding sequence GTGCCCGCCACGGCGGCGTTCGGCGCGCTGAGCCTGGTGGGGTGGTGGTGGGGCCTGCCGACCGCGATCGCCGCGTTCGCCGCCGGGCGGGGGCCAGGGCGCGGCAGGACCGTCGTCCTGTTCCTGGCCGGAGCCCTGGTGGCCGGGGCGGTGGCGGTGGTCCTCGTGCCGTCCCTGCTCTCGCTGGCGACGCAGTTCGTCGCGGTCGTCGTCCTCGCCGTGCTGGTGCCCTGGTTCGTGGGGCGGTTCTCCCGCCAGTACCGGGAGCTGGTCCGGGCCGGCTGGGAGCGGGCCGAACAGATGGAACGGGAACGGCAGTTGGTCGCCGAGCAGGCGAGGCTGCTGGAGCGGGCCCGGATCGCCCAGGACATGCACGATGTGCTGGGACACGATCTGAGTCTGATCGCCCTGTCGGCCGGGGCCCTGAAACTGGCACCCGGCCTGGACGAGCGGCACCGGCGGGCCGCCCAGGACATCCGGGGCAGGGCGGCGGCAGCGGTGGAACGCCTCGGCGAGGTCATCGGCGTCCTCCGCGAGGAGAGCGAGAGCCCGCCCCAGGAGCCGGGGGACTCCGACATCGCCCGGCTCGTCGGGGACGCGGCCGCCTCCGGGCTCCCGGTCGAACTCTCCGTGGACGGCGACGCGTCGGGGCTGCCGCCCACCGTCGGGCGCGCCGCGCGCCGGGTCGTGCAGGAGGCCCTGACCAACGCGGCCAAGCACGCGCCCGGCGCGTCCGTGACCGTCGAACTCTCGCACACGGCGGCGGAGACCCGGGTGACGGTCCGCAACGCTGCTCCTGCGGCCCGGGAATCGTTCCCCCCGTCCCCCCGGCACGGCGGGCGCGGGCTCATCGGGCTGGACGAACGCGTCCGGCTCGTCGGCGGCTCCCTCGACCACGGGCCCCGGGACGGCGGCTTCGCCGTCTCCGCCCGGCTGCCCCACCGCGCCCCCGCGCAGATCCCGCCGCGGCCCGCCGGCCACCGGGAGAGCCCCGCGCCCCCGGGCTACCGGCGGGCCCGCCGGCGCGTCCACCGCACCCTGCTCACCGCGCTGACGGTGCCGCTGGTGGCGGGTGCGGTGCTGCTCGCCGTGGTCGGGACGTGGGAGACCGTGGCGGCGTCCCGGTCCGTCCTCGACCCGGGCGACTACGCCCGCCTGCGGCTGGGGCAGGATCGGTCCGAGATCCAGAAGGTGCTGCCGGACCGGCAGACGGCGGCGCGGCCGACGGGCGCAGGACCTGAGGAGCGACGCGAACGACAGGAACGTGGAGTGACGTGCGAGTTCTACGCGATGACGGCCGACCGCTTCGACGACCGCTCCGGCGACGCGTACCGGCTCTGCTTCCGGGACGGCAGGCTGGTCTCCCGCGACGCGCTGACACCGTGA
- a CDS encoding DUF4291 domain-containing protein, with translation MNSPSVPPRHEIRALHTATTVTVYQAYRPAIGLPAAREGRFPAEWKRDRMTWIKPSFLWMMYRCGWGAKEGQEVVLAVEISRSGLEWALAHAELSHYVRGVHPDRASWQRGLRTSPARVQWDPERDLDLNPLPYRSLQLGLSGEASRRYADEWTVSVRDVTPLAREVHAAVRAGERERAAALLPVETPLDLAAPRPVRDGSPVPGR, from the coding sequence ATGAACAGCCCGTCCGTCCCGCCCCGCCATGAGATCCGCGCGCTCCACACGGCCACGACGGTCACCGTCTACCAGGCGTACCGGCCGGCCATCGGCCTGCCCGCCGCGCGCGAGGGACGGTTCCCCGCCGAGTGGAAGCGGGACCGGATGACCTGGATCAAGCCCAGCTTCCTGTGGATGATGTACCGCTGCGGCTGGGGCGCCAAGGAGGGGCAGGAGGTCGTCCTCGCCGTCGAGATCTCCCGGAGCGGCCTGGAATGGGCCCTCGCCCACGCCGAACTCTCCCACTACGTACGCGGGGTGCACCCGGACCGGGCCTCCTGGCAGCGCGGCCTGCGCACCTCCCCCGCCCGGGTGCAGTGGGACCCCGAACGCGACCTCGACCTGAACCCGCTCCCGTACCGCTCCCTCCAGCTCGGGCTGAGCGGCGAGGCGTCCCGCCGGTACGCGGACGAGTGGACCGTCTCCGTACGCGATGTCACGCCGCTCGCCCGCGAGGTGCACGCGGCGGTCCGGGCGGGGGAGCGGGAGCGGGCCGCCGCCCTGCTGCCCGTGGAGACGCCGCTCGACCTCGCCGCGCCCCGGCCGGTGCGGGACGGTTCCCCGGTGCCGGGCAGGTGA